A genomic window from Peromyscus maniculatus bairdii isolate BWxNUB_F1_BW_parent chromosome 1, HU_Pman_BW_mat_3.1, whole genome shotgun sequence includes:
- the Carnmt1 gene encoding carnosine N-methyltransferase isoform X2 has protein sequence MGKGRSGPGIPKCAAWTSMHERVNRTERQFRSLPDNQQKLLPQFPLHLDKIRKCIDHNQEILLTIVNDCIHMFENKEYGEDGNGKIMPASTFDMDKLKSTLKQFVRDWSETGKTERDACYKPIIKEILKNFPKERWDPSKVNILVPGAGLGRLAWEIAMLGYACQGNEWSFFMLFSSNFVLNRCSEINKYKLYPWIHQFSNNRRSADQIRPIFFPDVDPHSLPPGSNFSMTAGDFQEIYSECNTWDCIATCFFIDTAHNVIDYIDTIWRILKPGGIWINLGPLLYHFENLANELSIELSYEDIKNVVLQYGFQLEVEKESVLSTYTVNDLSMMKYYYECVLFVVRKPQ, from the exons gaCCAGTATGCACGAACGAGTGAACCGAACAGAAAGACAGTTTCGATCACTTCCAGATAACCAGCAGAAACTgcttcctcagtttcctctccacTTGGACAAGATCCGGAAATGCATTGACCATAATCAGGAGATACTGCTGACCATTGTGAATGATTGCATACATATgtttgaaaataaagaatatggAGAAGAT GGCAATGGAAAGATTATGCCAGCATCTACATTTGACATGGATAAGTTAAAGTCTACATTGAAACAGTTTGTAAGAGACTGGAGTGAAACTGGGAAAACAGAAAGGGATGCCTGCTATAAGCCAatcataaaagaaattttaaaaaactttccaAAAGAGAGATG GGATCCTTCTAAAGTAAATATTCTGGTACCTGGTGCTGGACTAGGAAGATTGGCCTGGGAAATAGCTATGCTAGGTTATGCTTGTCAAGGAAATGAATGGAGTTTTTTTATGCTCTTTTCTTCCAACTTTGTACTCAACAg ATGTTCTGAAATTAACAAATATAAACTTTATCCCTGGATCCATCAGTTTAGCAATAATCGGAGATCAGCTGATCAGATTCGACCCATTTTTTTCCCTGATGTTGACCCCCACAGTCTTCCTCCAGGTTCTAACTTTTCGATGACAGCAGGAGACTTTCAGGAGATTTACTCAGAATGCA ATACCTGGGACTGTATTGCCACATGCTTCTTCATAGATACAGCTCACAATGTAATTGATTATATCGATACCATATGGAGAATACTCAAGCCAGGTGGAATTTGGATAAACCTTG GTCCTCTACTGTACCATTTTGAAAATCTGGCCAATGAACTGTCTATAGAATTGAGCTATGAGGATATTAAAAATGTTGTTCTTCAGTATGGATTCCAGCTGGAG GTGGAAAAAGAATCTGTATTGTCAACATATACTGTGAATGATCTCTCTATGATGAAATACTACTATGAATGTGTTTTGTTCGTGGTCCGGAAACCACAGTAA
- the Carnmt1 gene encoding carnosine N-methyltransferase isoform X3, giving the protein MHERVNRTERQFRSLPDNQQKLLPQFPLHLDKIRKCIDHNQEILLTIVNDCIHMFENKEYGEDGNGKIMPASTFDMDKLKSTLKQFVRDWSETGKTERDACYKPIIKEILKNFPKERWDPSKVNILVPGAGLGRLAWEIAMLGYACQGNEWSFFMLFSSNFVLNRCSEINKYKLYPWIHQFSNNRRSADQIRPIFFPDVDPHSLPPGSNFSMTAGDFQEIYSECNTWDCIATCFFIDTAHNVIDYIDTIWRILKPGGIWINLGPLLYHFENLANELSIELSYEDIKNVVLQYGFQLEVEKESVLSTYTVNDLSMMKYYYECVLFVVRKPQ; this is encoded by the exons ATGCACGAACGAGTGAACCGAACAGAAAGACAGTTTCGATCACTTCCAGATAACCAGCAGAAACTgcttcctcagtttcctctccacTTGGACAAGATCCGGAAATGCATTGACCATAATCAGGAGATACTGCTGACCATTGTGAATGATTGCATACATATgtttgaaaataaagaatatggAGAAGAT GGCAATGGAAAGATTATGCCAGCATCTACATTTGACATGGATAAGTTAAAGTCTACATTGAAACAGTTTGTAAGAGACTGGAGTGAAACTGGGAAAACAGAAAGGGATGCCTGCTATAAGCCAatcataaaagaaattttaaaaaactttccaAAAGAGAGATG GGATCCTTCTAAAGTAAATATTCTGGTACCTGGTGCTGGACTAGGAAGATTGGCCTGGGAAATAGCTATGCTAGGTTATGCTTGTCAAGGAAATGAATGGAGTTTTTTTATGCTCTTTTCTTCCAACTTTGTACTCAACAg ATGTTCTGAAATTAACAAATATAAACTTTATCCCTGGATCCATCAGTTTAGCAATAATCGGAGATCAGCTGATCAGATTCGACCCATTTTTTTCCCTGATGTTGACCCCCACAGTCTTCCTCCAGGTTCTAACTTTTCGATGACAGCAGGAGACTTTCAGGAGATTTACTCAGAATGCA ATACCTGGGACTGTATTGCCACATGCTTCTTCATAGATACAGCTCACAATGTAATTGATTATATCGATACCATATGGAGAATACTCAAGCCAGGTGGAATTTGGATAAACCTTG GTCCTCTACTGTACCATTTTGAAAATCTGGCCAATGAACTGTCTATAGAATTGAGCTATGAGGATATTAAAAATGTTGTTCTTCAGTATGGATTCCAGCTGGAG GTGGAAAAAGAATCTGTATTGTCAACATATACTGTGAATGATCTCTCTATGATGAAATACTACTATGAATGTGTTTTGTTCGTGGTCCGGAAACCACAGTAA